A single Tindallia californiensis DNA region contains:
- the rpsU gene encoding 30S ribosomal protein S21 — translation MSEIKVKDNESLDNALRRFKRQCAKSGVLSEVRKREHYEKPSVRRKKKSEAARRKNAKKF, via the coding sequence ATGTCAGAGATTAAAGTGAAAGATAATGAATCATTAGACAACGCTCTTCGTCGTTTTAAACGTCAGTGCGCGAAATCCGGGGTTTTATCAGAAGTACGGAAAAGAGAACATTATGAAAAACCCAGTGTTCGTCGCAAGAAAAAGTCAGAAGCGGCAAGAAGAAAGAATGCAAAGAAATTCTAA
- a CDS encoding NfeD family protein, which translates to MDKKRLRRYNRMILAILSIILLSSVVTFAEGEGNVYIIPLEGEVGPAMEQFVAGSVSTALEDPDTQGIIFTIDTYGGRVDSAENISGMIIDIPVKTASFVTPRAISAGVLLTISADYVTMAPGSNIGSAETIPDTEKALSAWTGELRSVAQEKGRDPELVAAMADKRIAIQDVVEEGELLNLTAAEALHLELSDYTARGISEVLAVMELSNANTVELEISRAVRIAQVLTSSLVAPLLLSLGMIGLIVEVMTAGFGVGGTMSLIAFSLYFGGSILAGNTGMAVILVFLAAIALLLIEAMAPGFGIAGLGGLVLIIVSVVMASSTTGVAVVSLVVAFLMSIIALILIIKHAPKSSYFDRLTLGIKMTSDSGYISTERREDLVGKKGIVTSYLRPSGTVEVDGERIDAVSEGIYLEAGTNVQVIRMEGRRIVVKKMD; encoded by the coding sequence ATGGATAAAAAAAGACTCAGAAGATACAATCGAATGATCTTGGCGATACTTAGTATTATCCTGTTATCTTCGGTGGTAACATTTGCTGAAGGAGAAGGAAATGTATATATTATACCCCTAGAGGGTGAAGTGGGGCCTGCTATGGAACAATTCGTGGCTGGATCTGTTTCGACGGCCCTTGAAGATCCGGACACCCAAGGAATCATCTTTACAATCGATACTTACGGTGGACGAGTGGATAGTGCTGAAAATATTAGTGGAATGATCATTGATATTCCTGTAAAAACCGCATCCTTTGTTACCCCAAGAGCTATTTCGGCCGGTGTGTTGCTGACCATTTCGGCAGACTATGTTACCATGGCTCCTGGCAGTAATATTGGTTCAGCAGAAACCATTCCTGATACAGAAAAAGCCTTGTCAGCCTGGACCGGCGAACTGAGATCTGTTGCACAGGAAAAGGGTCGGGATCCGGAATTAGTTGCCGCAATGGCCGATAAAAGAATAGCGATTCAAGATGTTGTTGAAGAAGGAGAACTTCTTAATCTTACGGCAGCAGAAGCCCTCCATCTGGAACTTTCTGATTATACAGCAAGGGGGATTAGTGAAGTGTTGGCTGTGATGGAACTGAGCAACGCAAATACAGTGGAGCTGGAAATTAGCCGGGCTGTCAGAATAGCTCAGGTATTAACAAGTTCATTGGTAGCACCACTCCTGCTATCCTTAGGAATGATCGGATTGATTGTTGAGGTAATGACAGCTGGTTTTGGTGTAGGTGGAACGATGAGTCTTATTGCTTTTTCTTTATATTTTGGTGGAAGTATTTTAGCAGGCAACACAGGAATGGCTGTGATCCTTGTTTTTCTTGCGGCCATTGCATTACTGCTAATAGAGGCGATGGCACCAGGCTTTGGTATCGCTGGTCTTGGAGGTTTAGTTCTAATTATTGTCAGTGTTGTAATGGCGTCTAGCACTACTGGAGTAGCGGTTGTTTCTTTAGTAGTTGCTTTCCTTATGTCGATTATTGCACTGATTTTAATAATAAAACATGCACCAAAAAGCAGTTATTTTGACAGGCTTACCCTTGGGATTAAAATGACTTCAGATTCAGGTTATATCAGTACTGAAAGAAGGGAAGATTTAGTTGGGAAAAAAGGCATTGTTACCAGCTACTTGCGTCCATCAGGTACTGTGGAAGTGGATGGTGAAAGAATTGATGCTGTGTCCGAGGGGATTTACCTGGAAGCTGGAACCAATGTGCAAGTGATACGCATGGAAGGTCGAAGAATTGTTGTAAAAAAAATGGATTAG
- the ybeY gene encoding rRNA maturation RNase YbeY has protein sequence MTILIDIDNRQDVFDVTEEEIKLIEKAVAYCYEVEEYSCEYQLSISFVSNQEIHDLNLHYRQKDEATDVLSFPMDFQGPELEEKLLGDIVISADKMMEQAIEYGHSVKREMIYLIIHSVFHLMGYDHMIDSDKQIMRQQEKKVMSLMNLSSD, from the coding sequence ATGACGATTTTAATTGATATCGATAACAGGCAAGATGTATTTGATGTAACGGAAGAAGAAATTAAGTTAATTGAAAAAGCCGTTGCCTATTGTTATGAGGTGGAAGAATATTCCTGTGAATATCAGCTAAGCATATCCTTTGTCAGCAATCAGGAAATACATGACCTTAATCTTCACTATCGACAGAAGGATGAGGCGACAGATGTTCTCTCCTTTCCTATGGATTTTCAGGGGCCGGAGCTGGAAGAAAAATTATTGGGCGACATCGTTATTTCAGCGGATAAAATGATGGAGCAAGCCATCGAGTATGGGCATAGCGTTAAGCGTGAAATGATTTATTTGATCATACACAGTGTTTTTCATTTGATGGGATATGACCATATGATCGATAGCGATAAGCAAATTATGCGGCAGCAAGAGAAAAAGGTAATGTCCCTGATGAATCTTTCTTCTGACTAA
- the recO gene encoding DNA repair protein RecO, which translates to MLLSTEAFVLKSQKYREADSLLTLYSRQHGKMSAIAKGSRKPKSKMLAGVQPFTHAEFLLYKGKNMYTVSQVEVRHSFYPLREDYYRLAFAAYSVELVMLEALEGQGNSDAFSNFGNTLTLMCREETKIDSLIRAFELKMLTSYGYQPNFISCSLCGSRLSDSMPFFSNSQGGMVCASKDHEAKDLKPVSCQIVKLARFYLQHDLKAAARLTVPEDINKELQQLIEGYIRYHFDYFAPKSLRHLPD; encoded by the coding sequence ATGTTATTAAGTACGGAAGCTTTTGTTCTCAAGAGTCAAAAATATCGAGAAGCGGATAGTTTGCTGACACTATATAGTCGGCAACACGGAAAAATGAGTGCGATTGCAAAAGGTTCTCGAAAACCAAAAAGTAAAATGCTGGCTGGCGTACAACCTTTTACCCACGCTGAGTTTTTGCTCTATAAAGGTAAAAATATGTATACGGTTAGCCAGGTGGAAGTCCGACATAGTTTTTATCCATTAAGAGAAGACTATTACCGCTTAGCTTTTGCAGCTTACAGTGTTGAACTGGTTATGTTGGAAGCCTTAGAAGGACAAGGAAACAGCGATGCTTTTTCAAACTTTGGTAACACCTTAACCTTAATGTGCCGAGAAGAGACTAAGATAGATTCTTTGATTAGGGCTTTTGAGTTGAAGATGTTAACGAGCTATGGATATCAGCCCAACTTTATTTCCTGTTCTCTGTGTGGGAGCCGCTTATCCGATTCAATGCCTTTTTTCAGCAACTCTCAGGGAGGTATGGTGTGTGCAAGCAAAGATCACGAGGCAAAAGATCTGAAACCTGTTTCCTGTCAAATCGTAAAGTTAGCACGGTTTTATCTGCAGCATGACCTTAAAGCGGCGGCTCGGTTAACCGTACCGGAAGATATCAACAAAGAACTGCAACAACTGATAGAAGGATATATTCGCTACCATTTTGATTATTTTGCACCGAAAAGCTTACGTCATTTGCCGGATTAG
- a CDS encoding DUF3048 domain-containing protein, translating into MTIRQRLNKQSICILMLILLMMIVTACKSDSENVEQGINDLEADSEQLNPSEEEEGPFIPEGKVQSPFNGKWIPKEAANKRPIALQINNSLAAYPQSGIAQADILYETLAEGNITRLMAVFHVYDSEKIGPIRSARHYFLDMAANHDAVYMHYGGSPQAYSYIQQTKAPNLDGLSWLDGIVCWRDPERRAIPRMLEHSVYTNQKHLEDGWERRELRKELKENFSSGLEFVKEGEEIIPWGQRADYVTVPFSASYTSSFDFDAETKKYVKYQSGNYHLDEEINEPLMFTNLILQRTKIHLIPGDTEGRREVAVIGSGTGYFISSGRAVAIEWQKSNHGTATEYIEKKSGKPIQLNPGKTYIGILPQNLEVSFQKKAINQ; encoded by the coding sequence GTGACCATAAGGCAACGATTAAATAAACAAAGCATTTGTATTCTCATGCTCATTCTACTAATGATGATTGTTACGGCATGCAAATCTGATTCAGAAAATGTAGAGCAGGGTATTAATGACTTGGAAGCAGATAGTGAACAATTAAATCCATCGGAAGAAGAAGAGGGCCCTTTTATTCCGGAAGGAAAGGTACAGAGTCCTTTTAATGGCAAGTGGATTCCGAAAGAAGCTGCAAATAAAAGACCTATCGCCCTTCAGATAAACAATAGTCTTGCGGCATATCCACAAAGCGGTATTGCTCAGGCAGACATTCTTTACGAAACCCTTGCCGAAGGAAATATCACCAGATTGATGGCTGTATTCCATGTATATGATTCAGAAAAGATAGGGCCAATACGAAGTGCCCGGCATTATTTTCTTGATATGGCAGCGAATCACGATGCTGTTTATATGCATTATGGTGGCAGTCCACAAGCCTATAGCTATATTCAGCAAACAAAAGCACCTAATTTAGATGGGCTTTCTTGGCTTGATGGAATTGTATGCTGGAGAGATCCGGAACGTAGAGCGATACCCAGGATGTTGGAACACAGCGTATATACAAATCAAAAACATCTGGAAGATGGCTGGGAACGAAGAGAATTAAGAAAAGAATTGAAAGAAAACTTTTCCTCTGGCTTGGAATTTGTAAAAGAAGGTGAGGAAATAATCCCCTGGGGTCAACGGGCTGATTATGTGACAGTTCCCTTCTCCGCTTCCTATACCTCCTCCTTTGATTTCGATGCAGAAACAAAAAAATATGTAAAATACCAGTCAGGGAACTATCATCTAGATGAAGAAATTAATGAACCACTAATGTTTACCAACTTAATTCTCCAACGCACTAAGATTCACCTAATACCAGGAGATACGGAAGGTCGAAGAGAAGTGGCGGTTATCGGAAGTGGTACGGGATACTTTATTTCGTCTGGTCGGGCCGTTGCTATTGAGTGGCAGAAATCAAACCATGGTACGGCGACTGAGTATATTGAAAAAAAGTCAGGAAAACCTATTCAGCTAAACCCAGGGAAAACCTACATAGGAATCCTACCGCAGAACCTAGAAGTTTCATTTCAGAAGAAAGCTATTAACCAATAG
- a CDS encoding PhoH family protein, producing the protein MTPEAQKSIRIPDAALVRELFGIQDKHARMIRKTLGVELINRDDNILLIGKSVNVSLAEELLSLLMQEKKISGDITSQKVEYFLQQLIQGNSNSVQEFVSEPIYMTAKGKTIKPKTVGQSYYVSVMQEKDLTFGIGPAGTGKTYLAVAMAVKAFGLKEVNKIILTRPAIEAGENLGFLPGDLKEKVDPYLRPLYDSLFDILGYEKFQKYMERGLIEVAPLAYMRGRTLENSFVILDEAQNTTEEQMKMFLTRMGIGSKTVITGDVTQIDLPRGKSSGLIQALEIVKDISEIGRVYLTQQDVVRHSLVQKIINAYENKK; encoded by the coding sequence TTGACACCAGAAGCACAAAAATCGATTCGCATACCTGATGCCGCATTAGTGCGCGAATTATTTGGCATTCAAGATAAGCATGCTAGAATGATTAGAAAAACCCTAGGTGTGGAACTTATTAATCGTGATGACAACATACTCTTAATAGGAAAATCTGTCAATGTTTCTTTGGCGGAAGAACTTTTGTCCTTATTAATGCAAGAAAAGAAAATAAGCGGCGATATCACTTCTCAAAAAGTAGAATACTTTCTTCAACAGTTGATTCAGGGCAATTCAAATAGTGTTCAGGAATTTGTTAGTGAACCGATTTATATGACAGCAAAAGGAAAAACGATAAAACCTAAAACCGTTGGACAGTCATATTACGTTTCTGTTATGCAAGAAAAAGACCTAACTTTTGGCATTGGACCTGCTGGAACAGGAAAAACTTATTTAGCGGTTGCAATGGCGGTAAAAGCTTTTGGGTTGAAAGAAGTAAACAAAATAATACTTACCCGTCCTGCTATTGAAGCAGGTGAAAACTTAGGTTTTTTACCAGGCGATCTTAAAGAAAAAGTAGATCCTTACTTAAGACCTTTGTATGATTCTCTTTTTGATATATTAGGATATGAAAAGTTTCAAAAATATATGGAAAGAGGGTTAATAGAAGTAGCACCACTAGCCTATATGCGAGGTAGGACATTAGAGAATTCTTTTGTCATTTTGGATGAAGCACAGAATACAACAGAAGAACAGATGAAAATGTTTTTAACCCGTATGGGAATAGGTTCCAAAACGGTTATCACTGGAGATGTGACACAAATTGACTTACCTCGGGGAAAATCATCTGGCCTGATACAGGCTCTGGAAATAGTGAAAGACATAAGTGAAATAGGACGGGTTTATTTAACGCAGCAAGATGTTGTGAGACACTCACTTGTTCAAAAAATTATTAATGCTTATGAAAACAAAAAATAA
- a CDS encoding HD family phosphohydrolase, translating into MGVFEKLSQRRARMQKKRILEKKKLSAHDEKKILSRKLTWHYVLLGMLFFVTTFYLLLISLQPVQYQLRAGQIAPENITSPRMIIDTHTTENLRREAAEEITSVYRTDSAVFNEVKNDIEKFFEKLYQVKQEEEALREQLNQMEDNHLGITDVHLQAFLQAPEERLNSVENYLYEIAAQGMNSGIKVAELQEEKSEIRDFFNSLTELDEPLKESAIAVINATIRPNQFMDVESTEQLREEAREAITPVVIRRGDILAEQGERISVDTFVIMKELGLIESEFRPDARLYSGISSVILLIMAIMTGYIWLFHPEYFYKTKRILLLVIIMLLVLISAKPIGVLTIYLIPIATGAMLLTLLLEARLALIANAVLSILIAIMAGNDLMILVMGLTGGTVAVLSMINTKQRGKIFFSGLMVGISNVIIITSFGLIGNHQTLHVLQDAGMGLFNGILCAILAIGTLPFWEYSFSILTSVKLIELSNPSHPLLKQLLMEAPGTYHHSIVVGNLAEAAVNEIGGDGLLVRVGAFYHDIGKVKRPYFFKENQFTSENPHDKLAPSLSALIITGHVKDGIEIGEKNKLPNEILAFIKEHHGTTLAAYFYHKAQSECEDPKTIDEMMYRYPGPIPQTRETAILMLADSAEAAVRSLESPNRDKIEQVIKKIIQSKLEDGQLEDSQLTLTELKDIRQVFAKMLAGIMHERIKYPEMDIKELKGRK; encoded by the coding sequence ATGGGAGTTTTTGAAAAATTAAGTCAGCGAAGAGCCAGGATGCAAAAGAAAAGAATACTGGAAAAAAAGAAGCTATCAGCTCATGATGAAAAGAAAATTCTATCACGAAAACTAACATGGCACTATGTTCTATTAGGTATGCTTTTTTTTGTTACGACTTTTTATTTGCTGTTAATCAGTCTTCAACCGGTGCAGTATCAGTTAAGGGCCGGTCAGATAGCACCGGAGAACATTACTTCACCCAGAATGATTATCGATACGCATACTACGGAAAACTTAAGGCGAGAAGCGGCTGAAGAAATCACCTCCGTTTATCGGACGGACTCTGCTGTTTTTAATGAAGTGAAAAATGATATTGAAAAATTTTTTGAAAAACTATACCAAGTAAAACAAGAAGAGGAAGCACTTAGAGAACAGTTAAATCAGATGGAAGATAACCATCTTGGAATTACGGATGTTCATTTACAGGCGTTTTTACAAGCGCCAGAAGAACGATTAAACAGTGTTGAAAACTATCTTTACGAAATTGCTGCTCAAGGCATGAATAGTGGCATCAAGGTAGCGGAACTTCAGGAAGAAAAAAGTGAAATCAGAGATTTTTTCAATTCTTTAACAGAACTGGACGAACCCTTAAAAGAATCAGCAATAGCTGTGATCAACGCTACCATCAGACCAAATCAGTTTATGGATGTTGAATCAACGGAGCAGCTTAGAGAAGAAGCCAGAGAAGCAATTACGCCAGTAGTAATTCGAAGAGGAGATATTTTAGCAGAGCAAGGAGAAAGAATTTCAGTAGACACTTTTGTTATCATGAAAGAGTTAGGCTTAATAGAAAGCGAGTTTCGTCCAGATGCCAGGTTATATAGCGGTATATCCTCTGTTATTTTGCTAATAATGGCCATTATGACAGGCTATATATGGCTTTTTCATCCTGAGTATTTCTATAAAACCAAAAGAATCTTACTGCTGGTGATTATCATGTTACTGGTCCTGATATCAGCAAAACCCATTGGGGTGTTAACCATTTACCTGATCCCCATTGCTACAGGAGCAATGCTATTAACATTATTGCTGGAAGCTAGGCTTGCCTTAATTGCTAATGCGGTCTTAAGTATTCTTATTGCCATTATGGCAGGGAATGACCTGATGATTCTAGTCATGGGGCTGACAGGTGGCACGGTGGCTGTTCTAAGTATGATTAACACAAAACAGAGAGGGAAAATATTTTTTTCTGGATTAATGGTAGGGATATCCAATGTGATTATTATTACTAGCTTTGGTCTTATTGGCAACCATCAAACCCTGCATGTTTTACAGGATGCAGGAATGGGTCTGTTTAACGGTATTCTTTGTGCCATATTAGCGATTGGCACATTGCCTTTCTGGGAATACAGTTTTTCAATTTTAACGTCTGTCAAGCTCATAGAATTATCCAATCCATCTCATCCGTTGCTTAAACAACTTCTGATGGAAGCTCCAGGAACGTACCACCATAGCATCGTGGTGGGTAATCTGGCAGAAGCGGCTGTTAACGAGATCGGTGGAGACGGTTTGCTCGTTCGGGTGGGGGCTTTTTATCATGATATAGGAAAAGTGAAAAGACCCTACTTTTTCAAAGAGAATCAGTTTACATCAGAGAATCCCCACGATAAACTGGCACCATCTCTAAGTGCCCTGATTATTACAGGCCATGTTAAAGATGGCATTGAAATCGGAGAGAAAAATAAACTGCCAAATGAGATCCTTGCTTTTATCAAAGAACATCATGGGACCACGCTGGCTGCTTATTTCTATCATAAAGCACAGTCAGAATGTGAAGACCCTAAAACGATAGATGAAATGATGTATCGTTATCCGGGGCCGATACCACAAACAAGAGAGACGGCTATTTTGATGCTGGCTGATTCAGCAGAAGCAGCTGTTAGGAGTCTTGAAAGTCCTAATAGAGACAAAATAGAACAAGTGATCAAAAAAATCATTCAGTCAAAACTGGAAGACGGCCAACTGGAGGACAGCCAATTAACCCTTACAGAGTTGAAAGATATCAGACAGGTATTTGCGAAAATGCTGGCAGGGATTATGCATGAAAGAATTAAATATCCGGAAATGGATATCAAAGAATTGAAAGGTAGGAAGTGA
- a CDS encoding cytidine deaminase: protein MTEQQLIRSALQVRENAYVPYSKFKVGAALLGKSGKVYTGCNVENASLGATNCAERTAVFKAISEGESEFETIAVTGDPKQYTFPCGICRQVLVEFGTELKVIVAKSEDEYKVYTLSEILPHSFTPADLKTSQQEENYGI from the coding sequence GTGACAGAACAACAGTTAATCAGAAGTGCATTACAGGTAAGAGAAAACGCCTATGTACCTTATTCGAAATTTAAGGTAGGGGCGGCCTTATTAGGAAAATCAGGAAAAGTGTATACAGGCTGTAATGTAGAAAACGCATCATTAGGCGCTACTAATTGTGCAGAGCGAACGGCCGTTTTTAAGGCAATCTCTGAAGGGGAAAGTGAATTTGAAACGATTGCTGTGACAGGTGATCCAAAGCAGTACACTTTTCCGTGCGGAATTTGTCGTCAAGTATTGGTCGAATTTGGAACGGAACTGAAAGTGATTGTGGCAAAATCAGAAGATGAGTACAAGGTATATACCCTCAGCGAAATATTACCTCACTCCTTCACGCCAGCAGACCTAAAAACCAGTCAACAGGAGGAAAATTATGGCATTTAA
- the floA gene encoding flotillin-like protein FloA (flotillin-like protein involved in membrane lipid rafts), giving the protein MPIETLIGLIITLAVILVILSVFLSFFPIGLWITAMFSGVRIGIFTLVGMRFRRVRPSSIVNPLIKATKAGLEMNSDKLEAHFLAGGDVNRVVDALIAAQRAEINLVFERAAAIDLAGRDVLQAVQVSVNPKVIETPKIAAVAKNGIEVMVKARVTVRANIERLVGGAGEETIIARVGEGIVTTVGSSDAHKDVLENPDLISRTVLTKGLDAGTAFEILSIDIADIDIGRNIGAQLQTDQADADKRIAQAKAEERRAMAVAKEQEMKAAVEEMRAKVVEAEAEIPKALSQALKDGNLGVMDYYNMKNVMSDTEMRNAISKINQSPNDDQTDK; this is encoded by the coding sequence ATGCCCATTGAAACATTAATTGGTCTTATTATTACTTTGGCGGTTATTTTGGTGATCTTATCGGTGTTCTTAAGCTTTTTCCCGATTGGATTATGGATAACAGCTATGTTTTCCGGAGTGAGGATAGGAATTTTCACGCTGGTAGGAATGCGATTTAGAAGAGTTAGGCCCTCTAGTATTGTAAACCCACTCATTAAAGCAACAAAAGCTGGTCTTGAGATGAATTCAGACAAGCTGGAAGCTCACTTTTTAGCTGGTGGAGATGTCAATCGGGTGGTAGACGCCTTGATTGCAGCACAACGAGCAGAAATTAACCTGGTATTTGAACGGGCAGCAGCCATTGACCTGGCAGGCCGAGATGTGTTGCAGGCAGTACAAGTCAGCGTAAACCCTAAAGTTATTGAAACACCTAAAATTGCCGCTGTTGCAAAAAATGGGATAGAAGTGATGGTTAAGGCACGGGTGACTGTACGTGCAAATATTGAGCGTCTGGTTGGGGGTGCTGGTGAAGAAACGATTATTGCGCGTGTTGGAGAAGGTATTGTTACGACTGTAGGTTCTTCGGATGCACATAAAGATGTTTTGGAAAATCCGGACCTAATCTCCAGAACGGTTCTGACAAAAGGACTGGATGCAGGAACTGCTTTTGAAATTTTATCCATTGATATAGCGGATATTGATATTGGTCGAAACATTGGTGCTCAGCTTCAGACAGATCAGGCAGATGCAGACAAACGAATTGCACAGGCAAAAGCAGAGGAAAGAAGAGCAATGGCAGTAGCAAAAGAGCAGGAAATGAAAGCAGCTGTCGAAGAAATGCGAGCAAAAGTAGTTGAAGCCGAAGCCGAAATACCAAAAGCGCTGTCTCAGGCTCTTAAAGACGGTAATTTAGGCGTGATGGATTATTACAACATGAAAAATGTAATGTCTGACACAGAAATGAGAAATGCTATTTCTAAAATTAATCAGTCACCAAACGATGATCAAACGGACAAATAA
- the era gene encoding GTPase Era encodes MAFKSGFVAVVGRPNVGKSTLMNRLVGEKVAIMSPKPQTTRHNIRGIINNENSQMIVIDTPGLHKPASKLGDYMVQSALNTLQDADAILYLVEPEKRIGPGDRYIMELLEKTETPIILVINKIDMSNSAELEICFQQYDETGLFQSIIPISATLGENINQLIRTIEAYLPEGPHYFPEDEYTDQPERTMVAELIREKVLQYLEQEIPHGVAVITEKMTYREEKNLTEIQAAIFCEKKSHKGIIIGKNGRKLKGIGKAARKDIEDLLGHQVHLELWVKVKEGWRDQDNILKDLGYKE; translated from the coding sequence ATGGCATTTAAATCTGGATTTGTAGCAGTAGTTGGACGTCCAAACGTTGGCAAATCAACCTTGATGAATAGGTTGGTAGGCGAAAAGGTGGCCATTATGTCTCCCAAGCCTCAGACAACCCGTCATAACATTAGAGGTATTATCAACAATGAAAACAGCCAAATGATAGTAATCGATACGCCTGGTCTGCACAAGCCGGCATCAAAGCTTGGAGATTATATGGTGCAAAGTGCCTTGAATACATTGCAAGATGCCGATGCTATTTTATATCTGGTGGAGCCGGAAAAACGGATTGGTCCAGGTGATCGCTATATTATGGAGTTGTTAGAAAAAACCGAGACGCCCATTATTCTGGTGATCAACAAAATAGATATGAGCAATTCGGCAGAACTGGAAATCTGCTTTCAGCAGTATGATGAAACAGGTCTCTTTCAATCCATCATACCTATTTCGGCGACTCTTGGCGAAAACATAAATCAATTGATACGAACCATTGAAGCCTATCTTCCAGAGGGACCCCATTATTTTCCTGAAGATGAATACACGGATCAACCGGAACGAACGATGGTGGCAGAATTAATTCGAGAAAAAGTACTTCAGTATCTCGAACAGGAAATTCCTCATGGCGTTGCTGTTATAACAGAAAAAATGACCTATCGGGAAGAAAAAAACCTTACGGAAATACAAGCAGCTATCTTTTGTGAGAAAAAATCTCATAAAGGGATTATTATTGGGAAAAATGGCAGGAAACTTAAAGGTATCGGAAAAGCGGCACGAAAAGATATTGAAGATTTATTGGGCCATCAGGTCCACCTGGAGTTATGGGTAAAAGTCAAAGAAGGATGGCGAGATCAGGATAATATACTGAAAGATCTTGGGTATAAAGAGTAA
- a CDS encoding diacylglycerol kinase, with protein MKAKKLINSFNYAFQGIIYTLRTQRNMRIHVSIATIVLIMSLFFRLNRWEMMILFVTITMVIACEMVNTAVEATVDLMTDQYNIFAKIAKNVAAGAVLVTSINAVIIGYLLFAAHLNPASQQVIFAIRESDVHITFIVFIVVTVLIIGIKVYFGKGTPLSGGMPSGHAALAFSAATAISLITANILVSGLSLFLALLVSQSRVEGKIHNLLEVLVGAILGILMTTIIFQLLVS; from the coding sequence ATGAAAGCCAAAAAACTGATTAACAGTTTTAATTATGCATTTCAGGGGATTATCTATACATTGCGGACACAGAGAAACATGAGGATTCATGTGAGTATAGCGACTATTGTGTTGATCATGAGCCTTTTTTTTAGATTGAATCGATGGGAAATGATGATTTTGTTCGTGACGATCACCATGGTCATAGCCTGCGAAATGGTTAATACGGCCGTAGAAGCAACCGTAGACCTTATGACAGATCAGTATAATATATTTGCAAAAATTGCTAAAAATGTTGCGGCTGGAGCTGTTCTTGTCACTTCAATTAACGCAGTGATTATCGGATACCTTCTGTTTGCAGCTCATTTAAATCCAGCTTCACAACAAGTTATTTTTGCAATCAGAGAGTCAGATGTTCACATTACTTTTATTGTATTTATTGTGGTTACGGTGTTGATTATCGGAATAAAAGTATATTTTGGAAAAGGAACTCCCTTATCCGGAGGAATGCCAAGTGGACACGCTGCCCTTGCTTTTTCTGCGGCAACAGCCATTAGTCTTATAACAGCAAACATTTTGGTGAGTGGCCTATCTTTGTTTCTAGCCTTATTAGTGTCACAGAGCAGGGTGGAGGGTAAGATTCATAATTTGTTGGAAGTGCTGGTAGGCGCTATCCTAGGTATTTTAATGACAACCATCATATTTCAACTTTTAGTTTCGTAA
- a CDS encoding GatB/YqeY domain-containing protein, producing the protein MSLKDLLAEDLKTAMKNKELTRKNVITMIRSSVKQIEVDERKDLLDDDVIQIIVKQIKQRKDALESFRNGGRNDLVEQTEAEISILETYLPEPLSEEELHLIIQKAIDETGAQSMKDMGSVMSIVKKETQGKADGKVVSQLVRQKLQS; encoded by the coding sequence ATGTCTCTTAAAGATCTATTAGCGGAAGATCTTAAAACAGCTATGAAAAATAAAGAGCTTACACGGAAAAATGTCATAACTATGATTCGTTCCTCCGTAAAGCAAATCGAAGTTGATGAACGCAAAGATCTGTTAGATGATGATGTTATTCAAATCATAGTAAAACAGATTAAACAACGAAAAGACGCACTTGAATCTTTTCGAAATGGCGGCAGAAATGACTTGGTAGAGCAGACAGAAGCGGAGATATCTATTCTGGAAACCTATTTACCAGAGCCATTGTCTGAAGAAGAACTACATTTAATCATCCAAAAAGCGATTGATGAAACCGGTGCTCAATCCATGAAAGACATGGGATCTGTTATGAGTATAGTGAAAAAAGAGACTCAGGGAAAAGCAGATGGAAAGGTTGTCAGTCAGCTGGTGCGTCAAAAGCTCCAATCATAA